A window of Candidatus Bathyarchaeota archaeon contains these coding sequences:
- a CDS encoding winged helix-turn-helix domain-containing protein → MSLGVRDLPEDESSDVLKGTALDIYRLLLRSRKSLGIREIQRALKLSSPSVAQYHISKLEHAGLLKKESGNYTVDKLILENCVKISRFLIPRYLLYLSFAITILLIELTFLRPLVFNGEYFFYVSVTAIAVLVFLYETIKVWRKGSL, encoded by the coding sequence ATGTCTTTGGGGGTAAGAGATTTACCAGAAGATGAATCAAGCGATGTTCTAAAGGGAACTGCTCTTGATATCTATCGCCTTTTGTTACGGAGTCGTAAATCTCTTGGTATTCGAGAAATTCAAAGAGCATTAAAACTGAGCAGCCCCTCTGTAGCGCAATATCACATCTCTAAATTAGAGCACGCAGGACTATTAAAAAAGGAAAGTGGAAATTATACCGTTGACAAGTTGATATTAGAAAATTGTGTTAAAATCAGCCGCTTCTTGATTCCTAGATATCTACTTTATTTGTCTTTTGCGATTACCATCTTATTGATAGAGCTTACTTTTTTAAGACCGCTTGTTTTTAACGGTGAATATTTCTTTTATGTATCAGTGACCGCTATAGCCGTCTTAGTTTTTCTCTATGAGACAATAAAGGTTTGGCGTAAAGGAAGCCTTTAA
- a CDS encoding zinc-dependent metalloprotease, giving the protein MKNPKILKFVAVASVLFVIMAILPVHALAPSDETIGIPAGAMTFDELRSIISQSTNKDTVENDIEYEVCVETADAWQLPPEIVEKMTKEDLNKLACLPGYFTPNQMSIEVITDNIGGQMLLDETTHVVKTIVIIDEEAYYYYACNEPWFATWEGCCAWANNILEGGDDYLEIPFGIDFQAQSQYYCYWETPDYMDYYDLLDEIDGVDPTGVSCDVIVLMTGQSGGSIVGLANRMGHHFLMNAAASGWPYYIPVANLFQHEASHLYDCSDHGYDQTYCIMSYTYQWQTRGYCTGCTTQINLNCARFD; this is encoded by the coding sequence ATGAAAAACCCAAAAATTTTAAAATTTGTTGCAGTAGCAAGTGTTCTTTTCGTTATCATGGCAATATTGCCCGTTCATGCATTGGCTCCATCGGACGAGACCATAGGCATTCCGGCTGGTGCAATGACTTTTGATGAGTTGCGCTCTATCATCTCTCAATCCACGAATAAAGACACGGTTGAGAACGATATTGAATACGAAGTGTGCGTTGAAACAGCTGATGCTTGGCAATTGCCTCCTGAGATAGTGGAAAAAATGACTAAAGAAGATTTAAATAAACTTGCATGTCTACCCGGCTACTTTACACCAAATCAGATGTCGATAGAAGTCATAACCGATAACATTGGCGGACAAATGCTATTGGATGAGACAACTCATGTTGTAAAAACAATTGTGATAATCGATGAAGAGGCGTATTATTATTACGCATGTAATGAGCCTTGGTTTGCGACATGGGAAGGATGCTGTGCGTGGGCAAATAACATTCTAGAGGGCGGTGATGATTATTTGGAGATACCTTTTGGAATTGACTTCCAAGCGCAATCACAGTATTATTGCTATTGGGAAACACCCGACTACATGGATTACTATGACCTGTTAGATGAGATTGATGGCGTTGATCCGACAGGTGTAAGCTGTGACGTGATAGTCTTAATGACAGGGCAATCTGGCGGAAGCATTGTGGGTCTCGCAAATAGAATGGGGCATCATTTTCTTATGAACGCAGCCGCATCTGGTTGGCCATATTACATTCCCGTAGCAAATCTCTTCCAACATGAAGCTTCCCACCTATACGACTGCTCAGACCACGGATACGATCAGACCTATTGTATCATGAGCTACACGTATCAGTGGCAAACAAGAGGATATTGTACTGGATGCACTACACAAATTAATCTAAACTGTGCTCGTTTCGATTAA